ATCTTTCTGCTTCTTCCAGCTGAATTATCAATTTGATAGAGTTGAGATGTTTGGGGAGTCATCAGGAAGGTGGTTGGATTCTGAATTATGGCATGCTTGTGCTGGTTCCATGGTTCAAATGCCACCTCTGAACTCAAAAGTTTTGTACTTTCCACAAGGGCATGCAGAGCATGCTCATGGAGGAAAAGTGGATTTCACAACAAGAATCCCTTCTTTCATTCCATGCTGGCTTTCTGGACTCAAATACATGGCAGATTCTGATACTGATGAGGTCTTTGTTAAGTTGTCTTTGACCCCTCTCACTCAAGAAAACACCAATGCATTGTTAATGGATTTGGAAGATGGTGGTGATGATTGTGGTAACAACAATGGAGGAGTTGTTGAGGGGGGTCATCAAGAGAAACCTGCTTCATTTGCAAAGACATTGACACAATCTGATGCCAACAATGGTGGAGGGTTCTCAGTGCCTCGTTACTGTGCTGAAACCATATTCCCAAGGCTGGATTATTCTGCTGATCCTCCTGTTCAGAACATTGTTGCCAAAGATGTTCATGGAAATTGCTGGAAGTTTAGGCACATCTATAGAGGTGctaatactatatatatatataggttttCATGGTtcaattgaatttgaattttgttctaACTCTCTTGATTCTCAACAGGGACTCCTCGCAGGCACCTATTGACCACTGGATGGAGCAATTTTGTGAGCCAGAAGAAGCTTGTAGCTGGTGATTCCATTGTGTTCTTGAGAGCTAAGGATGGTGATCTGTGTGTTGGGATAAGGAGGGCCAAGAAGGTGGCAGTTGGAGACGGCGAGGTGTCGGTGTCATCGGTGGTTGAAGCTGTGAGTTGTGGTGTTAATGGAAGGCCATTTGAGGTTGTGTACTATCCAAGGGGAAGCTCACCTGAGTTTTGTGTTAAGGCCTCAGTTGTGAGAGATGCAATGAAAGTGAGGTGGTGTTCTGGGATGAGGTTCAAGATGCCCTTTGAGACTGAGGATTCTTCTAGAATCAGTTGGTTCATGGGAACCATTTCTTCTGTTCAGCTTCTTGATCCCATTCATTGGCCTAATTCTCCATGGCGTCTTCTGCAGGTACATCTTTTAATTGCTATTGTCAAATTTCTAATGAACCTAGATTTGTTTAATTTCTTGGGCTAATTTTGTCATGAGATATTTCTTTACTGCATGATGGTGAAAGATCATTCGACTATATcatttatgatttatgaatCATGTTTGTTTTACTATGAATACTGTTTAAAAGTATCAAATGCACTGTTAAACTAACCAATGTAGTTAGCATAATAGTCAATGCGCATGATATGAGGTACCAAATCATTTCATGTTTGTCTGTTAAGTTCTGTCTCTGACAAATTCTCCTTGCCAAGTACCAAAGTTTTCTTGAATGAGTCAGTTGGATGTGACAACACAAAACATTGATTGCAATCTGTGAAAATGTACCTCTCATGATTGAACCTGTAGAGACACAGGTGGCTACTCTTGATTGGACTTTACATATGCAAGTCAATGGAACCTTTAATATACATACTACTGTTTCAaccatctttatttttattgctctAAATTTGTTTCAGGTGGTGTGGGATGAACCAGAATTACTACAGCATGTGAAGTGTGTAAATCCTTGGTTGGTTGAATTAGTCTCAGACATTCCCACCTACCATCTTTCTCCATTCTCTCCAACAAGAAAGAAACCAAGGTTTCTTCACAACCAAGATTTTCACCTCATCAATAACCAACTTCCAATAATGCCAGGATTTCCCAGCAATTATAGTTACAGTAATGATAATCATCTTGTTATGAATCATTCTTCTAAGTCCTTAATGATGAACATTCAAGAGAATAACAGTATTGCAGGCATACAGGGAGCCAGGCATGCTCAACTTCTTGATCTGTCTCCATCTGATTATCCTTTCTTCAACAAGCTTCCATCACAATCACAATCACAATCACAATCACAATCACACAATATGCATCTTATTAGTCCCCCTTATTGTGGGACCTATAAGAACAACAATGCTGATATATCTTGCTTGTTAAGTGTTGGAAATTCTAGCCATAATTTAAAAGAAGAACACAATGAAGAAGTGAAATCATCATCACCACCATCCCATATCTTCTTGTTTGGACAACTGATTCACACTGAACAGCAATGTTCAAACGGTGGCAGTTCTAGCTCAAATGGGAACAATTCATCTGATGAAGGGACTTTGCTGAAGATGAAATCAAATAATGCTTCTGAATTGCATCTAAATAGTAGTCCAGTAGAGAAGAACCCTTCTTCTAATGGAGGGTCTCCCTGGTACAAAGATCAGCACAAATCTGGTCTTGGAACAGAAAATGTTAATCTACTTTGCTTGGCTCTATAGCAAGCCAAAGTGTTTCAGTTGCTGTGCTTCAGTGagttcttgaagaagaagaagacacaTCAAAGAGCCTAATTAACTATTCTTTTCAGTTTCAGCTGTAGCATTAGGATTTCCTTTGTTGATAGGTGCAGATTTTCATTTGGCATAGTTTTTCCTAGGTGCaagttaacaaaaatatttctcactcataaaataaaactactactataatattatttagtGATAACAACTTTGATGAACTAGAGTGCTAATATTTTCGTTAACTTGCATTGCACCTGACTGAAGTTTTCTGTTTTTCTGctatattttctttattaagaGATTGTGGGGAATATATCACTCCTTATGTACTTTTTCTGAAGGAAAATGTTATATAATGTTTTAGATTATTTGTGACTATTGTGAGTAGTATATTGAATAAGCAATTAAGCAAATTAGATTACAATCAAATAAAGCTCCAACATATGCAATAAAGTTGGCATTAATCActtaaagtaaaatatttagTGATTTTCAATGCAAGAAATGGCAGGATGAGATTCCCGTGCAGTCCAATTTTGTAGTTACTTTAAGGAACATTCAACTAATTAGCAACTAATGTCCCTTTGTAAAACAAAGAACTTCCTTTTTTGGCTCCTTCTTCCTTGGAACTTCATTGAGGGTATGGCCCACATTTTGTTTGTCACACCAACATACAATATACAAAGTTTAGTAGGGAAAACCATTAACTAAGACAAGGatctcaatttaaaaaaataactattacaGCAGAGACTAAGATAAATAACTGAATCCTATGAAGGTAATGGTTGATAATCACTAGGATGAAGTCATCAACTATAAGCATCCAATGGAGTTCTTAAGGGTTTAGTACTATCTACCCCACTGTTGTAAGACAAACCATGTGCCTTGCCTTGAAGAGTAGTATCTATTTTCAGAAGATACCAAATATTTAACAACTAATATTTAACCCCTTGTCCCACAAGAGGTAATGGTGTTGAATACCAAGTACAAAATGTGTCAGCACCAAATTTGTTTAAGCATAGTTCTTGTTAAATATGCTTTGATGGATTTATAAATGCTCTAAAAGGTATTTAAATTggtaaaacatttttcttttcttgcttaaTTAGTTCTTTTGTACCGTTGacaatttaaagaaaaaatagaagaggTCACCTGGTTCCAAAGTCAAAGCATGCTGTATGCAAGTATTCACAAAGGTACACAATAATATGTATCTGACTTTTCAGGAACTATTTTGAACATTAACTATGATTACTTtttaatatgatttgattttaaaatgcTCTTCATGAAAGAAAAGCTGGCCTAAGGCCAGTCATTCCAATAGAGATTTGTACTACATGCACTTAGGTACAAAAGAATGGAATAAGTAACTATAAAATGTGTGCAATCTACAATAATGCTGCAACTGATTTTGCATATAAATCCTTGCCTTTGCATATTTACATTCCAATATCTCCTTCTAAATGAATATGCAATGGAATAAATATGAATTCCTCCAAGATAATGTAATTAATCAGAAGCAGCTGAGTTGTTGAGAAGCTTCATCATGAAGTTGAAGGTGATATCAGGAGAGGACCTTGGTTGAGGCCACTTTGCTCCTTTTGGAACTTTGACACATTTATAGCCTTGGCCTTTATATAACTTTGTGGCCATAGAATTGTTCAAATCACAGTGCAATGCAATTGCACGGCACCCCCAACTTCTGGCCATTGATTCTGCCTTTCCAATCAATTTCTTAGCTATTCCTTTCCCTCTGAAGTTCTCCCTTACTGCCACATTTGATATATATGCAATTCCAGTCCTTCAGAAAACATAAAACACAACAATATTTTTCTGTCATGAAGAGAGCATGTATGTAGAGAGCTATTTTAAGAAACTATAAGGGAAGAAAGTTATATATAGTCTTGCAATAACCTTCTCCGGCGGCGCGGCCCCTTTCGTGGTAGATAGTCTGCGAAATTGTCTAGTGTTAATATACCTGCGacatatcccttgttgaggatgcttggaaatgaagaaagagTTTGATGATGTGAGCTGCCGCTACCAATATCAGCAACCAAACAGATTCTTTTGCAAGCTCTTGGCCTAGACAAGGCCGTTAACATGGCTGCTAACATGGCCAGCAGCAATCTATCAATCCTCAGCAGAAAATCCAAAGGGAAGGAATATTCAGGGAAGAAGCAGCTGCAATGAGTCTCTGCCACTTCCCAATAGTCCACCAACCTCGCCTCCCGGATTCTAACTTGAGAACATAATGCTGGGAACAGATCAACAACTTCACTTGCCCTGCATAATCCTTCATATCCAAACACCTAGTTAGTTTTaactttttgaataaattacAAATGACTAATCTTCAATCCAGTCAGTCAAGGATTTGATATGGAAATGCTAAAACTCAACAAGTATTAACTATGCAATCAATGTTCTACATACCtgatttgttgggagaaaaagGTGAAACATGATGAGATGGAAAAGAGGTTGGTTTCTTGAGACTGAATTGCTGGATTTTGAAGCTGTTTATGGCAGTTGAGGTGACTGAGATTCCCAATAGAGGAGTAAGCATTCTCTTTGTCCAACTCCTTAGATTGTATTGTCACTCAAAATAtcacaatattattattttattataattattgttattgctTTTTGCTTACTATGACAAGGGCATGAGAGGGTGAGAATTTGAGTTGGCTATGGCTAACGACAACATAGCCAAACCGAATAGAAGGATTAAGGTACATACATTATACAAGGTAAACTTATGACTTGACCAAAAAAACTACCAACTCCGATCTATATTAAAAAGGAAAGTAGGGTAAAATATTCTTTTGTTTCTCaccaaataggcaatctcacaCTAATAAGGcattaaaataaagtataatgTCATATGTACACGCACTTATAACACTCATAatgtataaacaaaaaattgttAACTTAACAAAATGGAGTAATTTAGAGTAAATACCTTTTCAGTCCCTAACTATTTGTTCGATAGACTTTTCACTccttaaaaaatctaaaaacccAAATCGGTTTCTATCTACTTTGATATATGTACGTTTTAGTTTCTATCTACTTTGAGTAAATGTTCTTTCCGGTTCCTAACCAGAGATTAGAACGTACATATATCAAAGTAAATAAGGACTGAtttgagtttttaaattttttagggGGTGAAAAGTCCATCGAACAAATGGTTAGAAATTGAAAATGGTATTTACTCAgtaatttatgaaaaattatgTAATAAATACATGAAGAGttactttatttaataaaaagtttttttttttatatattcttgACAAGTAtcttgtgtttttgttgattaTAGGATGGAATAAGCAATGAGTGGTGTTTGGTGGTTAAAGGCACATAGAAGAGAATTCAGTTCAGCATTTCAGCAAACACATAGTGAGTGAGTGTGAGGACACTAAAAAATCATCAATTTNNNNNNNNNNNNNNNNNNNNNNNNNNNNNNNNNNNNNNNNNNNNNNNNNNNNNNNNNNNNNNNNNNNNNNNNNNNNNNNNNNNCTCCCTCAAAGACACACAGGGCATGCCCGGCACCCTCGGCGGCTTCATCCTCCGCTCCCTTCAGTTCGCCTTCGCCCTCATCTCCCTCTCCGTCATGGCCTCCACCTCCGATTTCCCTACCGTCACTGCTTTCCGGtactctctccctctctctctctctgtgctAATTTCTATTCGTTGCTGTGTGCTTTAGGGTTTACAATATGTGAGAAGACATAATCAtaattctgaaaaataaaatggttaaaaagaaaaaaaaaacttttttaattgTTGACAGTACCATGTAGCTAATTTGAATATGATTGATTGATACTTTGATAGGATTCGTATGGTTTCAGctaaattaagtaattttatcaCTTGATTTGGTACTTAATACTTTAGTGATGATAGTAAATTTTGATTATATGGTGTTTGTTTTGCTTGGAATTTTATACCTTTTAGCAATCTATTACAACAACAATGAGTAAAGTTATTTGCCCATTTATGTTGTTGTGTCTTGGTCATGCAATGAGAATCAGCAGCTAGAAGCTTCAGCTTCACCAGAAAAGTGGATCAATTGAAAGGGGAAGATTAAAGATAGTTTGGAACTTCGGTTACTGAAGAAAACTTTGGCACAAACCATTAGGGGAAAAAGAAACTGATCTAAATGGACCTTATGATAATTGGTTTTTGTTATAGTATAATGGCATCTTCAGGGTGAGGTTTGGTTGTCATCTTTTTAGTTGAAATGCCTCTTGGTTTGAGTTTCCACCCCACTTTTAAAGGGAGTAGTTTGATGGTATAAAAAGGCAAGGATATAGTGTTTTATTATAATCCTCAAGATCCAGTTGGTCATATTGTCAAGCCTTTGCCTCCCTCATATCTCTATTTAGAAGCAATAAATGTATAGCAACTCCACTAATTTGTTATATGTGTTTGCATATGTGTTTGCAATGTGATTATTTGGATTGATAATGGTCCCTTATGACAAGTTTTGTTATATTTGCTGTGCCAGCTACCTAGTTGCTGCTGTCAGCCTGCAATGCTTGTGGAGCCTCTCTTTGGCGATTGCTGATGTCTATGCCATTTTAATAAAGCGCGGCTTCCGAAATTCCAGAGTTTCCAGCTTATTCTCTATTGGCGATGGGGTAAGACTTTGCTGCTGGACTTAGTTTTCTTCTGCAATTAAACTTGTAAGATAGTGTACCATTGTCACAAGCTGTACTCCCCAGAATTATCCTTGACTTTGAATTAATAGGTTATCCAAGAAAGATTTGACCATGGTAGGCTTTAATAATATCAGTGAAGCTAATATTTATTTCGCATGAATTCTACTGCAGATTACTTCAACACTCACATTTTCTGCTGCCTGTGCTTCTGCTGGCATCACAGTCCTAATTGGCAATGATCTGAATGATTGTTCACAGAACCATTGCAGCCGGTTTGAGACAGCAACAGCCATGGCATTCATGAGTTGGTTTGCTGCTTCGCCCTcgtttattttgaatttttggacGCTGGCATCCAAATAGAAGTATCAAGGAGAGCTTTTAGTCATACATATTTGCTTAAATTATGTGTACTGAAGTCCCTAGTTGTTGCATATCATATATTCAAGGGCTTTTTTTTTAATCCAGTGAAGCATTTCCACTCTTTTAAGGCACAAGCTTGTAAACTTTAGTGTagatgttatatattttaaacgACGAAATCTTAGTTTTGCAGTCAAATTATGTCTTGTGGCACAAAATGAAGTGTTTACCTCAAGAGTTATACAGCACAGTAATAATAGGACAGAGATTATGGAATATACACAGTTGCTATAAACTTGGTTTGTAATTCTAACACGGACACAAGATTTTCTCCTCCAAAGCATGCTTGGTTTGGATAACTTAAGTCTtaagacaagaaattaaacatgaCTTTTAGATTTTGGAAACCCATAGTGGTAGAGAATTTGTGGGTCAAGAAGTCAACCAGTCAACCTATAGACTCCTATGTtattaagaatataataataataataccatAAGAAGATTGACTTACTAAAATTACGATATTTTTATTTCACAATTAATGAATATAAGATTCAATATtatcaaagaaaaggaaaggaaaaacaatgcttgcatttgatattaaaaaatgcataaaaattatcaatattaaagaaaaaattagtcATTCAATTAGGCTGATTACAGAAACAGGATACTGAGACAAGGATACAAAGACACAAAATCGTGTTTGACAAAAGAGACATGAATAGAGACAATGTGTTCAGAGACAttaaatttaatgtattttgtaTCTACTACAGGAAGGACACGAAAACACTAACAAGAGacacaatttatttttcattatttttgttaatttttttaattatatttttattattatattttttatctcaaattttttgaatgaaaaaaatgagaataaattaaatttttataatttattctaatttattaccaaataaaacataagaacacaaaattttatgtCTCTGTCTATCAGTATTTTATTCTGTTCTCAATGTCTTATCCTGTTGTATCCTCGTAAACAAATGCAGCCTTACATATTTTCATATgttacataaaattaattagtaattagttaattaccatatgagagagaaaatagCACATGGCGCGGTGTATGATATAAAAGGcaaaggagaaggaaaaagcAAAGAATAGATTGAATGATTTGAAACATTGAAAGTTGAAAGTGAGATCGAATCCGGTTCGGGTAAGAAGTAACCGCAACTAACTCTCTTCACTCAATCACCTCATTTCCGGTTTCTTTTTAATTTGCAGTTCAAGTCCTTCCAACAACAAAAATTTCTGAACAAGCTTCTCTTTTTCGTTTGTTCTTCCCTTTTtgattttagggttttgggaTGCGATGTCGAATCATCATCGTACTGCGAGTGGTGTTTCGTCTAAGAACGGTCTTCCAACCAAAGAACTCCTCGACGATCTCTGCAGGTTCCTTCTTTTCTCTGATTTTCGATTTTGTTTACTACTCTCTTTGTTTTTCTATCAAATGCTTGAAATTTGGGAGCTCTTTTTCGTTTCAagtgttcttttttctttttctttttcccctttGCTTCAGAATGTGATACATGGTTTTAGTTGTTATGCTGCTATCcgattttcaaaaaagaatgTTCAGCTGGGTCTTGGTAGTAGAACTGTTAAATTTTCAGTTTTAAAACGGCCTAATTATGCATTAAAGGGTTGTTTTTAAGATGTGATCTAGACTTTATTGTCTtcctatgttttttttttttcatgaattgcctttttttgttttgtatattGCAGCCGGTTTGTGTTAAATGTGCCGAAGGAAGACCTTCAATCATTCGAAAGGATCTTGTTTCTTGTGGAGTATGCACATTGGTTTTATGAAGATAATTCTGTTGAGAATAACCCATCTCTCAAGTCATTAAATCTCAAGGAGTTCACTTCTTTAAGTATCCTGACTATGATTGTTTTATTTCTGGTCCTTTTTCGGTCCTCTCTGTTTACTGTAACATATAGGATTTCCATTCTTGTTCGTTTTGTTAATTTATAAATCTACTGAAGTTATGATAGCCTAGACACTGTTTTCCTTAATATCAAACAGTGTTCAACAGTTGTGATGTTTTAAAGCCTTATGTGGCTCATATAGATGATATATTTAAGGACTTCACTTCGTACAAGGTTCGAGTCCCAGTAACTGGAGCAATAATTCTTGATGAAACATTTGAAAGGGTAAGCCAAGAATTTGGTCACGGAAGCAGAAGATTTTATTTTCTgtagtaaatataaaattctatttGCATACTTGTTTTCTAGTTCTTGGGGGCTTACCTTCCCTGTGGTATATTGTCATAAGTATgcccttgaatttaatttgctGCTAATGAACTAAAACATgttgcttttttgttttccctAGGTGTGAAGTAAATTCTTAAactgtgtttttagtttttactgTTTACTTAAGAAGGTACCTATATTTATTTGAGTTAGAAACTCACAATTCTAACTTATCACTATGTCCCGAGTATATTCCATGTGGTCTAGCTACTGCATGTTACATTTTATCATTGACCTCTCTAGTTCAAACTtcgaattgatttatttttcaacGCAACTTCTTGGGAccagaaaaatatttctgttAGATTCATTGGTATATCTGGTCATATTAACATACAAGCCTGCTGTTGACAGTGCTTGCTAGTGAAAGGATGGAAAGGTTCAAGTTGGAGCTTCCCTCGTGGCAAAAAGAGCAAAGATGAAGAAGATCATGCATGTGCCATTAGAGAAGTAAGTGTGTGATTCTTTTGAGTGTCAGTCTTCCATTGTCTTCATTTGCATGACTCTCTTTCCTCGTGTTACATTGATTTGAAGTGTAGGTCTAGGAAAGAGAGATACCTATTCATTAGCTAATTTTGCATCTCTAGCCGATGAGTCTAGCATAGCTTTTCgctatttgttttttttatcaatgcaggtcatggaagaaacaggttttgaTGTCTCGAAACTTCTTAAAAAGGAAGAATACcttgaaattatttttggaCAACAGAGAGTCCGACTTTACATTATTGCTGGTGTTAAAGATGATACTGCATTTGCCCCACAAACCAAAAAGGAGATCAGTGTATGTGATGCTTTCTCATGTTACTTTTAAGTTTTGTTTTCTTTCGGGTTGTATCATTTTCTATTTGTGTTATGTTGTATTCATTATAATGCATTTGCTATTTTGTCCTTGGTTTCGTATTTGAGTACTGGTGTTCTTCTATTTATATGAATCTATATGTGGTCTGCATTGTTTATTCTTGGAAGCTTTTGAGTTGAATATGCTTTGTAACATTATCACTTCTCACGGTCAGTTGTAGGTGATTAATGATTGAAATTTTGATTGCTGAGAAATTTTTGTTGTTGGTTTGTAGGAAATTTCGTGGCACCGGCTTGATGACCTTCAACCAGCAAGTGATGAAGTGATATCTCGTGGAATCACTGGCCTCAAGCTTTATATGGTGTCCCCTTTTTTGGCGTGAGTACAGCGGCACGTGATTTTTGATAGTTTTGGTGAATGTCCCAGGAGTTGTTGAAATTTATGAAGACTGGTGTCTTTTATGCAGATCATTGAAAtcatggatttcatcacatccACCTCCTATGGCTCCAAGGCCTGATTTGCCCCTTAAAGGTAAGTTGGTTACACACATGGTTTAATTCGTTGCACTGCATTGTATTTAATTTGGGATTTTGTTGAGAATTGAAATGTCACTTGCTTAATTGATTGCTGATAAGCCTTTTACATTTGTTAAGGAATTTGCGTGTGGAAAGCAAAGCACAGTTCTACAGGGAGTAGCTCAACATTCATGGATAGCCAGCCCACAAAGCCTGAAAATGAATCTCAAAATCTTGATATAGGGCCTGGCAGGAGCTTCAGGAATTTCAGATTTGATACGGCATCGATCTTACAAGCCATGGAAACAGCAttttcttcttgaaggtccaacaaCATTCCTGTAAAGTCCCTCCCTGTAACTGAATTGGATGCCACCATTTTCACTTTTATGTCAGAAGTCGGTAGTGATGAAATTAGGTAGCTGTACATGATGTTTCTCAGATTATATCAGGTTGAGTAATTTGTACATTGTGTACATGAATCGTTTGTGGGCCTAAACAGTATTCTCAATTAGTTAGTGTGGATTTATCTGTTAAACTAGAAAGATCATTCTAATATAAAGGTTTATATTCCCCGATTTTTAATGAATCATACAATTAACTCTGAATTCCGGCAGACCGAAATAACTCAAGTTCAAACCAAATGGATAATAATAAGCGGTATGGTGAGGTTTAGTGTGTTTCAAGTTTATCCGTAACAGTTAACGAGTTTCCATTCTATAGTTGgcgttttaaaattattttaattaatttctagACGATGACGTTCAAATAATGATAGAAATGTATAACATGGTATACTAATTGACAACTTGACTAGTCATTGTAAAATCATCATTTTTGTAATAGATTTTGAACTCCTCCAActacaaaatatatcaaaaatataTGACGGGGGTTAGTCTTGGAACGTGAATCATACAGATTAGTCATTTCTTGAACTCTATACAAAGCATAGTTCATAGGGGGATTGTTGCAAGAAAACATGATGAGAATCAAGCATCTGAAATTTAAACTTCTAGCCAGATGCAACTTTTACTATAC
The Arachis duranensis cultivar V14167 chromosome 5, aradu.V14167.gnm2.J7QH, whole genome shotgun sequence genome window above contains:
- the LOC107491479 gene encoding uncharacterized protein LOC107491479, with product MLTPLLGISVTSTAINSFKIQQFSLKKPTSFPSHHVSPFSPNKSGLCRASEVVDLFPALCSQVRIREARLVDYWEVAETHCSCFFPEYSFPLDFLLRIDRLLLAMLAAMLTALSRPRACKRICLVADIGSGSSHHQTLSSFPSILNKGYVAGILTLDNFADYLPRKGPRRRRRTGIAYISNVAVRENFRGKGIAKKLIGKAESMARSWGCRAIALHCDLNNSMATKLYKGQGYKCVKVPKGAKWPQPRSSPDITFNFMMKLLNNSAASD
- the LOC107491554 gene encoding auxin response factor 18; this encodes MFGESSGRWLDSELWHACAGSMVQMPPLNSKVLYFPQGHAEHAHGGKVDFTTRIPSFIPCWLSGLKYMADSDTDEVFVKLSLTPLTQENTNALLMDLEDGGDDCGNNNGGVVEGGHQEKPASFAKTLTQSDANNGGGFSVPRYCAETIFPRLDYSADPPVQNIVAKDVHGNCWKFRHIYRGTPRRHLLTTGWSNFVSQKKLVAGDSIVFLRAKDGDLCVGIRRAKKVAVGDGEVSVSSVVEAVSCGVNGRPFEVVYYPRGSSPEFCVKASVVRDAMKVRWCSGMRFKMPFETEDSSRISWFMGTISSVQLLDPIHWPNSPWRLLQVVWDEPELLQHVKCVNPWLVELVSDIPTYHLSPFSPTRKKPRFLHNQDFHLINNQLPIMPGFPSNYSYSNDNHLVMNHSSKSLMMNIQENNSIAGIQGARHAQLLDLSPSDYPFFNKLPSQSQSQSQSQSHNMHLISPPYCGTYKNNNADISCLLSVGNSSHNLKEEHNEEVKSSSPPSHIFLFGQLIHTEQQCSNGGSSSSNGNNSSDEGTLLKMKSNNASELHLNSSPVEKNPSSNGGSPWYKDQHKSGLGTENVNLLCLAL
- the LOC107491551 gene encoding mRNA-decapping enzyme subunit 2, yielding MSNHHRTASGVSSKNGLPTKELLDDLCSRFVLNVPKEDLQSFERILFLVEYAHWFYEDNSVENNPSLKSLNLKEFTSLMFNSCDVLKPYVAHIDDIFKDFTSYKVRVPVTGAIILDETFERCLLVKGWKGSSWSFPRGKKSKDEEDHACAIREVMEETGFDVSKLLKKEEYLEIIFGQQRVRLYIIAGVKDDTAFAPQTKKEISEISWHRLDDLQPASDEVISRGITGLKLYMVSPFLASLKSWISSHPPPMAPRPDLPLKGICVWKAKHSSTGSSSTFMDSQPTKPENESQNLDIGPGRSFRNFRFDTASILQAMETAFSS
- the LOC107491553 gene encoding CASP-like protein 5A1 (The sequence of the model RefSeq protein was modified relative to this genomic sequence to represent the inferred CDS: added 83 bases not found in genome assembly), translating into MAGPSVHPIEAPPMTATENANANAMPRHSLKDTQGMPGTLGGFILRSLQFAFALISLSVMASTSDFPTVTAFRYLVAAVSLQCLWSLSLAIADVYAILIKRGFRNSRVSSLFSIGDGITSTLTFSAACASAGITVLIGNDLNDCSQNHCSRFETATAMAFMSWFAASPSFILNFWTLASK